A window from Mesorhizobium sp. WSM2240 encodes these proteins:
- a CDS encoding ABC transporter ATP-binding protein/permease, whose amino-acid sequence MAKTVSAGSTFRTLLNLWPYMWPADRIDLKARVVWATVFLFVAKLVLVAVPYFFKWATDALVGDAKAPPPLPDFMLGPVALVIAYNIVRIVQVGLNQLRDALFARVGQHAVRQLAYRTFVHMHDLSLRFHLERRTGGLSRIIERGTKGIETIVRFTILNTVPTVLEFALTAVIFALAYGWVYVLVVAVTVAAYTWFTVWASDWRIAIRREMNDSDTDANTKAIDSLLNFETVKYFNNERMEAQRFDGSMARYEAAATRTWTSLGWLNFGQGVIFGGGMLIVMCLSALEVMAGTQTIGDFVFINAMLMQLSVPLNFIGFIYREIRQGLTDIEQMFDLLDVKQEVVDRPEAKPLAVTEGKVEFRDVHFSYDANRQILKGVSFEVPAGKTIAIVGPSGAGKSTISRLLFRFYDIQRGAILIDGQDIRDVTQESLRAAIGMVPQDTVLFNDTIAYNVRYGRTDATDEEVQKAAELAQIGGFIESLPGGYKSMVGERGLKLSGGEKQRVAIARTILKAPPILMLDEATSALDTHTEQEIQAALDMVSRGRTTIVIAHRLSTVISADEIIVLKDGEIAERGTHADLLRQRGLYASMWDRQREATEAEERLRIAREADEFGIVVRRRTAEL is encoded by the coding sequence GTGGCAAAGACCGTATCCGCAGGCTCGACGTTCAGAACCCTGCTCAATCTGTGGCCTTATATGTGGCCGGCCGACCGCATCGACTTGAAGGCGCGGGTGGTGTGGGCGACGGTGTTCCTGTTTGTCGCCAAGCTCGTGCTTGTGGCGGTGCCGTATTTTTTCAAATGGGCGACAGACGCGCTGGTAGGTGACGCCAAGGCGCCGCCGCCTCTGCCCGATTTCATGCTCGGCCCGGTAGCGCTGGTCATTGCCTACAACATCGTCCGTATCGTGCAGGTCGGGTTGAACCAACTGCGCGATGCGCTGTTTGCCCGTGTCGGCCAGCATGCCGTCCGCCAACTTGCCTACCGCACCTTCGTGCACATGCACGATCTGTCGCTGCGCTTTCATCTGGAGCGGCGCACCGGCGGCCTGTCGAGGATCATCGAGCGCGGCACCAAGGGCATCGAGACCATCGTCCGTTTCACCATCCTGAATACAGTTCCGACGGTGCTGGAATTCGCGCTGACGGCGGTGATCTTCGCGCTCGCCTATGGCTGGGTCTACGTGCTGGTCGTGGCCGTCACGGTGGCGGCCTACACCTGGTTCACCGTCTGGGCGAGCGACTGGCGCATCGCCATCCGCCGCGAAATGAACGACAGCGACACAGACGCCAACACCAAGGCGATCGATTCGCTGCTCAATTTCGAAACGGTGAAGTATTTCAACAATGAGCGCATGGAGGCTCAGCGTTTCGACGGCTCCATGGCGCGATACGAGGCTGCGGCGACGAGAACCTGGACATCGCTCGGCTGGCTGAACTTCGGGCAGGGCGTCATCTTCGGCGGCGGCATGCTCATTGTCATGTGCCTGTCTGCTCTCGAAGTCATGGCCGGAACGCAGACGATCGGCGATTTCGTCTTCATCAACGCCATGCTGATGCAGCTTTCGGTGCCGCTCAATTTCATCGGCTTCATCTACCGCGAAATCCGGCAGGGCCTGACCGACATCGAGCAGATGTTCGACCTGCTGGACGTGAAGCAGGAGGTGGTCGACCGGCCGGAAGCAAAACCGCTGGCCGTCACCGAAGGCAAGGTCGAGTTTCGCGATGTACATTTCTCCTACGACGCCAACCGGCAGATCCTGAAGGGCGTCAGCTTCGAGGTTCCGGCCGGCAAAACCATCGCCATTGTCGGACCGTCCGGCGCGGGCAAGTCGACCATCTCGCGGCTCCTCTTCCGTTTCTACGACATTCAGCGCGGGGCGATCCTGATCGACGGGCAGGACATTCGCGACGTTACCCAGGAGAGCCTGCGCGCCGCCATCGGCATGGTGCCGCAGGACACAGTGCTGTTCAACGACACCATCGCCTACAATGTTCGCTACGGCCGAACCGACGCGACCGACGAAGAGGTGCAGAAGGCCGCCGAACTCGCGCAGATCGGCGGGTTCATAGAGAGCCTGCCGGGCGGCTACAAATCGATGGTTGGCGAACGCGGGCTGAAGCTGTCAGGCGGCGAAAAGCAGCGCGTGGCGATCGCCCGCACCATCCTGAAGGCCCCGCCGATCCTGATGCTCGACGAGGCGACCTCGGCGCTCGACACGCATACCGAGCAGGAGATCCAGGCCGCGCTCGACATGGTCAGCCGCGGACGCACGACCATAGTCATTGCCCATCGCTTGTCGACGGTGATTTCGGCGGACGAGATCATAGTGCTCAAGGACGGCGAAATCGCGGAACGCGGCACCCATGCCGACCTGCTGCGCCAAAGGGGCCTCTACGCCTCCATGTGGGATCGCCAGCGCGAAGCAACCGAAGCCGAGGAGCGCCTGCGCATCGCCAGGGAAGCCGACGAATTCGGTATCGTGGTCCGCCGCCGCACAGCCGAGCTCTGA
- a CDS encoding AMP-binding protein has product MILTSLTLLALALAYAAFALLQKLRLGLSVHQALLYVPLKLAYRIQDQAMREVHKAPRPVIYVVTHQSRLDPALMLALLPENTLHILDEWSAKSPWLEPWRELSRTIAFNAEHVFVSRRLVRVLKGNGRLAVYIPDNVEPDVKSFRLYRAVARIAMQADARIVPVFVGGARYLPFSLTPAEKAPRRLFPRLTITTLPPITIAELTVRSGVQSSPASIALFDRVAEVRFAAADLDRTLFQAIRDAADRYGSGHPIVEDVVSGSMSYKRLFIGARVLGGRFSASTAPGEAVGILLPNTNGVVLSLLALMSAGRVAAMINYTAGPASVTAAVRTALIRTVVSSRAFIAKAGLADIVEAAEAGGATFVWLEELRDSATPAEKLAAALQWRRPLVPQENSAKPAVILFTSGSEGSPKAVVLSHRNLLANAAQVEARLSISPEDKLLNVLPVFHSFGLTGGTILPLVTGVRLFLYPSPLHYKLIPEVAAKVRPTCMFGTDTFLSAYAKTADDDDFSSLRFAVSGAESVRRETRRIWRERFGAEIIEGFGLTEAAPVVAVNSATHTREGTVGRLLPGMRMRLEPVEGVAEGGRLCLSGPNIMLGYMSVDRPGELQPLAGGWLDSGDIVSADRDGFITIRGRAKRFAKIAGEMVSLGAVEMLVQALWPEERHAVVSVPDKRRGERIVLVTTAGDADPNKLRQYGKEAGAAELMVPQDIIKVAEIPVLGSGKTDYASARHLALERLGLSAAA; this is encoded by the coding sequence ATGATCCTGACCAGCCTTACTCTGCTCGCACTTGCGCTTGCCTACGCGGCCTTCGCCTTGCTGCAGAAGCTGCGCCTTGGCCTCAGCGTGCATCAGGCGCTGCTCTATGTGCCGCTCAAACTCGCCTACCGCATCCAGGACCAGGCGATGCGCGAGGTCCACAAGGCGCCCCGGCCGGTGATCTATGTGGTGACGCACCAGTCGCGCCTCGACCCGGCGCTGATGCTGGCGCTGCTGCCTGAAAACACACTGCATATCCTCGACGAATGGTCGGCGAAGTCGCCCTGGCTCGAGCCTTGGCGGGAGCTTTCCCGCACCATCGCCTTCAACGCCGAGCATGTTTTCGTCAGCCGCCGCCTCGTCCGCGTGCTGAAAGGCAATGGCAGGCTGGCGGTGTATATCCCCGACAATGTCGAGCCGGACGTCAAATCGTTCCGCCTTTACCGCGCGGTGGCGCGCATCGCCATGCAGGCCGACGCCCGCATCGTGCCGGTCTTCGTCGGCGGCGCGCGGTATCTTCCGTTCTCGCTGACGCCCGCGGAAAAGGCGCCGCGCCGGCTGTTCCCGCGTCTGACGATCACCACACTGCCGCCGATCACCATCGCCGAGCTGACGGTCCGGTCGGGCGTGCAGTCTTCGCCCGCCTCGATTGCCCTCTTCGACCGCGTGGCGGAAGTCCGCTTCGCCGCCGCCGATCTCGACCGCACCCTGTTCCAGGCAATCCGCGACGCCGCCGATCGCTACGGATCGGGCCACCCCATCGTCGAGGACGTGGTCAGCGGCTCGATGAGCTACAAGCGCCTGTTCATCGGCGCACGCGTGCTCGGCGGCCGTTTTTCCGCCTCCACCGCGCCCGGCGAGGCGGTCGGCATCCTGCTTCCCAACACCAACGGCGTCGTGCTGTCGCTGCTCGCCTTGATGTCGGCCGGACGCGTCGCCGCCATGATCAACTATACGGCCGGCCCCGCCAGCGTCACCGCGGCGGTGCGCACGGCGCTCATCCGGACGGTCGTGTCTTCTCGCGCCTTCATCGCCAAGGCCGGACTTGCCGACATCGTAGAGGCCGCCGAGGCGGGCGGCGCGACATTCGTCTGGCTGGAGGAGTTGCGCGACAGCGCAACGCCGGCCGAAAAACTTGCCGCCGCCCTGCAATGGCGGCGTCCGCTCGTCCCGCAGGAGAATTCCGCAAAACCCGCGGTAATCCTGTTCACCTCCGGCTCCGAGGGCTCGCCGAAAGCGGTCGTGCTGTCACACCGCAATCTGCTCGCCAACGCCGCTCAGGTCGAGGCGCGGCTCTCGATTTCACCTGAGGACAAGCTCCTGAACGTGCTGCCGGTCTTCCACTCGTTCGGGCTGACCGGTGGGACGATCCTGCCGCTAGTCACCGGCGTCCGGCTGTTCCTCTACCCCTCGCCGCTTCACTACAAACTCATTCCGGAGGTCGCCGCGAAGGTGCGGCCGACCTGCATGTTCGGCACCGATACCTTCCTGTCGGCCTACGCCAAGACCGCCGACGACGACGATTTCTCCAGCCTGCGCTTCGCCGTCTCCGGCGCCGAGAGCGTCAGGAGGGAGACCCGCCGCATCTGGCGCGAGCGCTTCGGCGCGGAGATCATCGAGGGTTTTGGCCTGACCGAGGCAGCGCCGGTAGTCGCCGTCAATTCGGCGACACATACCCGCGAAGGCACGGTTGGCCGGCTGCTGCCGGGCATGCGCATGCGGCTGGAGCCGGTCGAAGGCGTTGCCGAGGGAGGCCGCCTGTGCCTTAGCGGCCCCAACATCATGCTCGGCTATATGAGCGTCGACCGGCCCGGCGAGTTGCAGCCGCTTGCGGGCGGCTGGCTCGACAGCGGCGACATCGTCTCGGCTGATCGCGATGGCTTCATCACCATTCGCGGCCGCGCCAAGCGCTTCGCCAAGATCGCCGGCGAGATGGTCTCGCTGGGCGCGGTGGAAATGCTTGTGCAGGCGCTGTGGCCGGAGGAGCGCCACGCCGTCGTCTCGGTGCCCGACAAGCGTCGCGGCGAACGCATCGTGCTGGTCACCACGGCCGGAGACGCCGATCCCAACAAATTGCGGCAATACGGCAAGGAGGCAGGTGCGGCCGAACTGATGGTGCCGCAGGACATCATCAAAGTCGCGGAAATCCCGGTGCTCGGATCAGGCAAGACCGATTATGCGTCGGCGCGACATCTGGCGCTCGAGCGGCTGGGGCTCAGCGCCGCCGCCTGA
- a CDS encoding phosphatidylserine decarboxylase: MSLVDTVKNVFVPIHREGYPFIGAFAGVTLILGLFSTSLFWIGLILTGWCAYFFRDPERVTPVDDRLVISPADGVVSAVGPAVPPRELGLGTAEMTRISVFMNVFSCHVNRSPVRGRITRIEHRPGKFLNAELDKASSENERNGLVIESPNGTVAAVQIAGLVARRIVCFAEANGNVAVGERIGLIRFGSRVDVFLPLDATPRVAVGQTAVAGETVVAEFGGGAATPLVRVS, encoded by the coding sequence ATGAGCCTCGTCGACACCGTCAAGAACGTTTTCGTGCCGATACACCGCGAAGGCTATCCCTTCATCGGCGCTTTCGCAGGCGTCACGCTGATTCTTGGCCTGTTCTCGACAAGCCTGTTCTGGATCGGCCTAATCCTGACCGGCTGGTGCGCCTATTTCTTCCGCGATCCCGAACGTGTCACGCCGGTCGACGACCGGCTGGTGATCAGCCCTGCCGACGGCGTGGTTTCGGCAGTAGGCCCGGCGGTTCCGCCGCGCGAACTCGGCCTCGGAACGGCGGAGATGACGCGGATTTCCGTATTCATGAACGTCTTCTCCTGCCATGTGAACCGCTCGCCGGTGCGCGGGCGCATCACCCGCATCGAGCATCGGCCGGGCAAGTTCCTCAATGCCGAGCTGGACAAAGCGAGCAGCGAGAACGAGCGCAACGGTCTCGTCATCGAAAGCCCCAACGGCACCGTCGCCGCCGTGCAGATCGCCGGGCTGGTCGCAAGGCGGATCGTCTGTTTCGCCGAGGCGAACGGCAATGTCGCGGTCGGCGAGCGCATCGGCCTGATTCGCTTCGGATCGCGGGTCGACGTGTTCCTGCCGCTCGACGCGACGCCGCGCGTTGCGGTCGGGCAGACTGCGGTCGCCGGCGAAACGGTGGTCGCCGAATTCGGCGGCGGCGCGGCCACGCCGCTTGTGCGGGTTTCCTGA
- a CDS encoding metalloregulator ArsR/SmtB family transcription factor codes for MNVSPSTEFKECGSASAKALAAKLAALSHPARIEILKHLSGNRACCCKDVVQQLDLAQSTVSQHLKVLVEAGLVRFSAERQRSLYEIDREALAGISASVAGLVETCCSSQPA; via the coding sequence ATGAACGTTTCTCCTTCCACCGAATTCAAGGAATGCGGTTCCGCGTCGGCCAAGGCGCTGGCGGCGAAACTCGCGGCTTTGTCGCATCCGGCCCGCATTGAAATCCTGAAGCATCTTTCCGGCAACCGCGCCTGCTGCTGCAAGGACGTCGTCCAGCAACTGGACCTGGCGCAGTCGACCGTATCGCAGCACCTGAAGGTGCTGGTCGAAGCAGGGCTGGTGCGGTTTTCGGCGGAAAGGCAGCGCTCGCTCTACGAAATCGACCGCGAGGCTTTGGCGGGCATCTCCGCCTCCGTCGCCGGCCTCGTCGAAACCTGCTGTTCTAGCCAGCCGGCATAA
- the pssA gene encoding CDP-diacylglycerol--serine O-phosphatidyltransferase, producing the protein MAAPFQPFEPHGRGGPRIREIPLRMVLPNLITVLAICAGLSGIRLAFEHRFETAVVMVLVAAFLDGIDGRIARMLKATSKFGAQMDSLADIVNFGVAPALVLYAFLLDQAGSPGWIAALLFAIACGLRLARFNVLDEDLSRPAWQAEYFVGVPAPAGAVVVLLPIYLVFIGAIEPGRTVAFISSGFTVLIAILLVSRLPIYSGKKFRIPRDKVLPGMLAVVFVVLLLSTYTWQTLAVSVIAYLVFLPLSARAYSRRAKLEEAKAAEPSNE; encoded by the coding sequence ATGGCCGCGCCTTTCCAGCCATTCGAGCCGCATGGCCGGGGCGGCCCGCGCATTCGCGAAATCCCGCTGCGCATGGTCTTGCCCAATCTGATCACGGTGCTCGCCATTTGCGCCGGCCTGTCCGGCATAAGGCTGGCCTTCGAGCACCGGTTCGAGACGGCGGTGGTTATGGTGCTGGTCGCCGCCTTCCTGGACGGCATAGACGGCCGCATCGCACGGATGCTCAAGGCGACGTCGAAATTCGGCGCGCAGATGGATTCGCTGGCCGACATCGTCAACTTCGGCGTGGCCCCGGCGCTGGTTCTCTACGCCTTCCTGCTCGACCAAGCCGGCTCGCCGGGCTGGATTGCAGCACTGCTGTTCGCCATAGCCTGCGGCTTGAGACTCGCCCGGTTCAATGTCCTCGACGAGGATTTGAGCCGCCCTGCCTGGCAGGCGGAATATTTCGTCGGCGTGCCGGCGCCGGCTGGAGCCGTGGTCGTGCTTCTTCCCATCTATCTGGTCTTCATCGGCGCCATCGAGCCCGGCCGCACGGTCGCTTTCATCAGTTCCGGCTTCACCGTCCTGATCGCGATCCTCTTGGTCAGCCGTCTGCCGATCTATTCCGGCAAGAAATTCAGGATACCCCGTGACAAGGTGCTGCCGGGGATGCTGGCCGTCGTGTTCGTCGTGTTGTTGTTATCGACCTACACTTGGCAGACACTCGCGGTTTCGGTGATCGCCTATCTCGTGTTCCTGCCGCTCAGCGCGCGCGCCTATTCGCGGCGGGCCAAGCTTGAGGAGGCGAAGGCTGCGGAGCCTTCGAATGAGTGA
- a CDS encoding EamA family transporter, with product MTTGLEEQKGRMLGVALVTCSAAVFGLAGVLTKSIETDPLTINCWRGLVGALLITAYVFWRRSREAAPRPLRLGWRGWLMAIVGAAASVAFIAAFKNTYVANVAIIYATAPFVAALLGWLLVREKIRSQTMLAAALSLAGVGLMVFAGIGTGRPFGDGLALLMTFGSALYMVLIRKFRDTPVVWAGAVSAFLLFGLGWFVTDPLAVTTRDAILLAAFGASFALASVLWTEGSRLIPAAEAGLLGSAEVPFAILFGWLFLAEFPPVASLVGGAVVLAAVFAHAGRDLSLARAASADSKKCTAAKKI from the coding sequence GTGCTCGGCCGCCGTCTTCGGCCTGGCGGGCGTTCTCACCAAGTCGATCGAAACCGACCCGCTAACCATCAATTGCTGGCGCGGGCTGGTCGGCGCATTGCTGATAACAGCCTATGTCTTCTGGCGGCGCTCCCGCGAGGCCGCGCCGCGGCCGCTCAGGCTCGGCTGGCGCGGCTGGTTGATGGCGATTGTCGGAGCTGCCGCCAGTGTCGCATTCATCGCCGCGTTCAAGAACACCTACGTCGCCAATGTCGCGATCATCTATGCGACCGCGCCCTTCGTGGCGGCGCTGCTCGGCTGGCTCCTGGTGCGCGAAAAGATCCGCTCGCAAACCATGCTGGCGGCCGCCCTGTCGCTCGCGGGCGTCGGGCTGATGGTGTTTGCCGGGATCGGCACCGGCCGGCCATTCGGCGACGGGCTCGCGCTGCTCATGACGTTCGGCAGCGCCCTCTACATGGTGCTGATCCGCAAATTCCGCGACACGCCGGTGGTCTGGGCCGGCGCGGTATCGGCCTTCCTCCTTTTCGGGCTCGGCTGGTTCGTCACCGATCCGCTGGCCGTCACCACGCGCGATGCGATCCTGCTTGCGGCCTTCGGTGCATCCTTCGCGCTGGCCTCTGTGCTCTGGACGGAAGGCTCGCGGCTTATCCCAGCCGCCGAAGCCGGCCTGCTCGGCTCCGCCGAGGTGCCCTTCGCGATCTTGTTCGGCTGGCTTTTCCTGGCCGAATTTCCACCCGTCGCCAGTCTGGTCGGCGGCGCTGTTGTGCTGGCCGCGGTCTTCGCACATGCCGGCCGTGACCTCTCACTGGCGCGTGCCGCTTCGGCAGATTCAAAAAAATGCACGGCCGCGAAAAAAATTTGA